A genomic region of Desulfatibacillum aliphaticivorans DSM 15576 contains the following coding sequences:
- a CDS encoding tetratricopeptide repeat protein codes for MNANNDHMKKISDQTPAPQKSFADLLRDNQTLTACLLIAMAVVFVYWALPGHEFINLDDKVQILENNDLHRGLASPDIGWMFSVSQPRDYWYPLTWLSLAANYQLGGLNPWGYHLVNLLLHLASAWLLFFALKIMTKRLWPSALVALLFAVHPLNVEAVAWAVQRKSTLSGFFIMLFFLSYARYTAKPQWSRYAWVCLCFLGALMSKAPVMPVMFALFLLDYWPLHRTPWLKGPEDAPLASLFGEPDKPWRTLILEKAPLFVLCLGVGYLNYLAFSAKGQIVDAQDVGYFLRLENALYSYIAYVGKALWPTNLSIFYPMPETMSLAKPLVALALLVLVTGACLHLRRKRPYLIVGWLWYLGIILPYLGLFFRTGVFPAMVDRALYLPGVGLFIMLVWGAGDLLKSKNIPKPAVAVLAALLIAAPAMAAKRQVYYWQNSLTLFSQARDNTKDNYLAHHCIGIEYMARGRFEQAVEEFRKTLEINPSYLKARFNLAASLKRLGRLDEALAELQKGLLLPDYKVRTHCKIGALLVDMGRFKEALQHFTMARDLAPNDSNVYNNLGLMSLKLEESKEARDFFARAIQLDPRNYEAYNNMGSLLAAAGQDKEAAFYVQAALSLAPRSVDALNNMASIYFKTGNIEAGANQLNRILEIEPENIEVRRNLALLMLKTGNPLGARNQLKTLCYISPDDFDAQYLLATVLISLGRLEEAYTHLSKALEIKPNHPETHNKMAAVLYNLGYQDDAIRHLETALKNNPDYENARLNLELIKSRQKEQKQ; via the coding sequence TTGAATGCCAACAACGACCACATGAAAAAAATAAGCGACCAAACGCCCGCTCCGCAAAAGAGCTTCGCCGACCTGTTGCGCGACAACCAAACCCTGACGGCCTGCCTGCTGATTGCGATGGCCGTCGTGTTCGTATATTGGGCTCTGCCGGGCCACGAGTTCATCAATTTGGACGACAAGGTGCAGATTCTGGAAAACAACGACCTGCATCGGGGCTTGGCGTCCCCGGACATCGGCTGGATGTTTTCCGTCTCCCAACCAAGGGACTATTGGTATCCCCTGACCTGGCTTTCTTTGGCCGCCAATTACCAACTCGGAGGGCTCAACCCCTGGGGGTATCATCTGGTCAACCTGCTATTGCATCTGGCCAGCGCCTGGCTGCTGTTCTTCGCCCTGAAAATAATGACCAAAAGGCTTTGGCCCAGCGCGCTTGTCGCCTTGCTTTTCGCCGTCCATCCTTTGAACGTGGAAGCCGTGGCCTGGGCCGTGCAGAGAAAAAGCACCCTGTCCGGCTTTTTCATCATGCTGTTTTTTCTTTCCTACGCCCGATACACGGCCAAGCCCCAATGGAGCCGCTACGCCTGGGTTTGCCTGTGCTTTTTGGGGGCGCTCATGTCCAAGGCGCCGGTCATGCCCGTGATGTTCGCCTTGTTTCTGCTGGACTACTGGCCGCTGCATCGGACGCCTTGGTTAAAAGGTCCGGAAGACGCTCCCCTGGCTTCCCTTTTCGGCGAGCCGGACAAGCCCTGGCGCACCCTGATTTTGGAAAAAGCCCCCTTATTTGTTTTATGCCTGGGAGTGGGATATTTGAATTACCTGGCCTTTTCGGCCAAAGGGCAGATTGTGGACGCTCAGGACGTGGGGTATTTCCTGCGCCTTGAAAACGCCCTGTATTCCTATATCGCCTATGTTGGAAAAGCCCTGTGGCCCACGAATCTTTCCATATTCTATCCCATGCCGGAAACCATGTCCCTGGCCAAGCCCCTGGTCGCCCTGGCCCTGCTGGTTCTCGTAACCGGCGCCTGCCTGCATCTTCGCCGCAAACGGCCTTATTTGATCGTGGGCTGGCTTTGGTACTTGGGAATCATCCTGCCTTATTTGGGGCTCTTTTTTCGCACCGGCGTGTTTCCCGCCATGGTGGACCGGGCCTTGTATCTCCCGGGCGTGGGGCTTTTTATCATGCTCGTATGGGGGGCGGGGGACCTGTTAAAAAGCAAAAACATCCCCAAGCCGGCCGTCGCGGTTCTGGCGGCCTTGCTCATCGCCGCGCCGGCCATGGCGGCCAAGCGCCAGGTTTATTATTGGCAAAACTCTCTGACCCTGTTTTCCCAGGCTCGCGACAACACCAAGGACAACTACCTGGCCCATCATTGCATCGGCATCGAGTATATGGCCCGGGGCCGTTTTGAACAGGCTGTCGAGGAGTTCCGCAAGACCCTGGAGATCAATCCTTCGTACCTAAAAGCCCGGTTCAACCTGGCCGCCTCCCTGAAACGCCTGGGGCGTTTGGACGAGGCCCTGGCGGAACTGCAAAAAGGCCTGCTTTTGCCCGACTACAAGGTTCGGACCCATTGCAAGATCGGTGCGCTGCTGGTTGACATGGGGCGTTTTAAGGAGGCCCTGCAGCATTTTACCATGGCCCGGGACCTGGCCCCTAACGACAGCAACGTCTACAACAACCTGGGCCTGATGAGCCTGAAACTGGAAGAGTCCAAAGAAGCCCGGGACTTTTTCGCCAGAGCCATCCAGCTCGACCCCAGAAATTACGAGGCATACAACAACATGGGGTCTTTGCTGGCTGCGGCGGGCCAGGACAAGGAAGCCGCTTTCTATGTGCAGGCCGCCCTCAGCCTGGCCCCCAGATCCGTGGACGCTTTGAACAACATGGCGTCCATCTATTTCAAGACCGGCAATATCGAGGCTGGAGCCAATCAATTAAACCGCATCCTGGAAATCGAGCCGGAAAACATCGAGGTCCGAAGAAACCTGGCCCTGCTTATGCTGAAAACCGGCAACCCCCTGGGCGCCCGGAACCAGCTTAAGACCCTGTGCTACATTTCCCCCGACGACTTTGACGCTCAATACCTTCTGGCCACCGTGCTTATCAGCCTGGGCCGCCTGGAAGAAGCATACACCCACCTTTCCAAGGCCCTGGAGATCAAGCCGAACCATCCCGAAACCCACAATAAAATGGCTGCCGTGCTTTACAACCTGGGCTACCAGGACGACGCCATCCGGCATCTGGAGACGGCGCTTAAGAACAATCCCGACTATGAAAACGCCCGCCTGAACCTGGAATTGATCAAATCCCGCCAAAAGGAGCAAAAGCAGTAA
- a CDS encoding tetratricopeptide repeat protein: MNLNITTVRSLALLALWCFLTVLHPMEAYPDAYADDFQNCFFVGATPEYTISCLTEMLKYYPENADILAVRGYAYFENGDLDNALRDLDRAIGLTPTHTEALKTRARLKRKTGDEGGALEDEAAIEQIVASGKDHILEDLDQEILNAPQNAKSYLNRAFYKANRKKDYLGAVHDFDAYLNIVGKEGQRYVLWSKASALKNAGKLQSAIDVYTECIELHPSSPNTRDYELRAIAKQSLGDETGYLADMAIVDSFVLERTQQVEQAYTNSISNDPDNPTLYFERAQLRKELEDWEGVLADAAKALELFPSDYYQPHVLWCRNLKNEAEKEVSYIGKTPEEVYYMKNKDQIESLNSTLSRIPDDHMERWLRSYHRWHYGDFKGAIEDISIAVNVKPKKSEYQESVVEFKGLATDILSADSSLHLIWWARGKLKWLLGDFEGAIEDMEQAVSHQPEETLYLETLEQMKDNAPRSIVR; this comes from the coding sequence ATGAACCTAAATATTACGACTGTCCGATCACTGGCGCTATTGGCCCTATGGTGTTTCTTAACGGTTCTGCATCCCATGGAGGCTTATCCAGACGCCTATGCTGACGATTTCCAAAATTGCTTTTTTGTCGGCGCCACTCCTGAGTACACCATTTCCTGCTTGACTGAAATGTTAAAATACTACCCTGAGAATGCCGATATTCTGGCTGTGCGAGGATACGCCTATTTCGAAAATGGAGACCTGGATAACGCTTTGCGTGATCTGGATAGGGCGATTGGTCTTACCCCAACTCACACTGAAGCGCTAAAAACGAGAGCCCGGTTAAAAAGAAAAACCGGCGACGAAGGCGGCGCTTTGGAAGATGAAGCCGCTATAGAACAAATAGTTGCTTCCGGGAAAGATCATATTTTAGAAGACCTTGATCAGGAAATTTTAAATGCTCCCCAAAATGCAAAATCCTATTTGAACAGGGCCTTTTACAAAGCAAATCGTAAAAAAGACTATTTAGGGGCCGTACATGATTTTGACGCATACCTTAATATTGTGGGAAAAGAAGGCCAAAGATACGTTTTATGGTCAAAAGCAAGTGCATTAAAAAATGCTGGAAAATTACAAAGCGCAATAGATGTTTACACAGAGTGTATCGAACTTCATCCAAGTAGCCCCAATACCCGTGATTATGAGCTTCGAGCTATAGCAAAGCAATCTTTGGGAGATGAGACAGGCTATTTGGCTGACATGGCTATAGTAGATAGTTTTGTTTTAGAAAGAACACAACAAGTGGAGCAAGCATATACCAATTCCATCAGTAATGATCCCGATAATCCAACGCTCTATTTCGAACGCGCTCAACTGCGAAAAGAACTGGAGGACTGGGAAGGCGTTCTGGCTGATGCGGCCAAAGCCTTGGAATTATTCCCTTCCGATTATTATCAGCCCCACGTGCTCTGGTGCCGAAACTTAAAGAATGAAGCCGAAAAAGAGGTCTCGTACATAGGCAAGACTCCCGAAGAAGTCTATTACATGAAGAATAAGGATCAGATAGAATCCTTAAACTCCACTCTTTCTCGAATTCCCGACGACCACATGGAAAGGTGGTTGAGATCCTATCACCGTTGGCATTATGGAGATTTTAAAGGAGCGATTGAAGATATTTCCATCGCAGTAAATGTTAAACCTAAGAAAAGTGAATATCAAGAATCAGTAGTCGAGTTTAAGGGATTAGCCACTGACATCCTGAGCGCCGACTCCTCCCTCCACCTGATTTGGTGGGCCAGGGGCAAGCTCAAATGGCTGCTTGGGGATTTCGAAGGCGCCATTGAGGACATGGAGCAGGCGGTTTCTCACCAACCGGAAGAGACCCTGTACCTGGAGACGCTGGAGCAAATGAAGGACAACGCCCCAAGGAGCATTGTCAGGTAG
- a CDS encoding B12-binding domain-containing radical SAM protein yields the protein MRVAFIQNFFEELTGPLILCELLERQGHRVKFFLPERAWTRKLKAFSPEMVAMSVCTGEHPGMLETASWVKKFLDPAPLVVMGGPHPTFFPEVIEHPCVDAICRGEGENAFPAFAASINGKGPAVDVDGFWIKREGRVYKNPPAHLVEDLDQIPIPSRKNLFTDYPFIQKLPFRKMITGRGCPYNCSYCYNRALKDILKGKGRYLRRRSVTHVVDEAAYLKRTFGTKFIDFNDDIFTVDPDWILEFSDQYASRVKVPFCCNVRVDRLDEQGAKALARAGCRVVKFGLESGDEYFRRTVLNKSTTDDDIRRCAEILHAAGMKIQTYNMLGLPGETLQQAMKTVRLNQEIKPYYAWCSLAQPYPGTAMAEQFAQAPEQVKDQVEHCPASWFDTSIAPLEDRERLINLHKFFALLVRFPKLEPLVMKLVELPENGLFRAVYQAVYGLHMKAMVKASWPRVLSMYLKLRKQY from the coding sequence ATGAGGGTGGCGTTTATCCAAAATTTTTTTGAAGAACTGACCGGTCCCTTGATTCTTTGCGAATTGCTGGAAAGGCAAGGGCATAGGGTGAAGTTTTTTCTGCCGGAACGCGCTTGGACGCGCAAGCTCAAGGCCTTTTCCCCGGAAATGGTCGCCATGTCCGTGTGCACGGGGGAGCATCCGGGAATGCTGGAGACAGCCTCCTGGGTGAAAAAATTCCTGGACCCGGCGCCCTTGGTGGTCATGGGCGGGCCTCACCCGACTTTTTTTCCCGAAGTGATCGAGCATCCCTGCGTGGACGCCATATGCCGGGGGGAGGGGGAAAACGCCTTTCCGGCCTTTGCCGCCTCCATCAACGGCAAGGGGCCGGCCGTGGACGTAGACGGATTTTGGATCAAAAGGGAGGGACGGGTTTATAAAAATCCGCCGGCGCATCTGGTGGAAGACCTGGACCAGATCCCCATTCCCAGCCGAAAAAACCTCTTTACGGATTATCCGTTCATCCAAAAGCTGCCCTTCCGCAAGATGATAACCGGCCGGGGCTGCCCGTATAATTGCAGCTATTGCTACAACCGGGCCTTGAAGGACATCCTCAAAGGCAAGGGGCGGTATTTACGCCGTCGAAGCGTAACCCACGTGGTGGACGAAGCGGCGTACCTGAAGCGAACCTTCGGGACAAAATTCATCGATTTCAACGACGACATCTTTACCGTGGATCCTGACTGGATTTTGGAGTTTTCCGACCAATACGCCAGCCGGGTCAAGGTTCCCTTTTGCTGCAATGTGCGGGTGGACAGGCTGGACGAGCAAGGCGCCAAAGCCCTGGCCAGGGCCGGATGCCGGGTGGTCAAGTTCGGCCTGGAAAGCGGAGACGAGTATTTTCGGCGCACGGTGTTGAATAAGAGCACCACGGACGACGACATACGACGCTGCGCCGAAATCCTCCATGCAGCCGGGATGAAAATCCAGACCTACAACATGCTTGGCCTGCCAGGAGAAACTTTGCAGCAAGCCATGAAAACCGTGCGGCTGAATCAGGAAATCAAGCCGTATTATGCGTGGTGCTCCCTGGCCCAGCCCTATCCGGGCACGGCCATGGCCGAGCAGTTCGCCCAAGCGCCGGAGCAGGTCAAGGATCAGGTGGAGCATTGCCCGGCAAGCTGGTTCGACACCAGCATCGCTCCTTTGGAAGACCGGGAGCGACTGATCAACCTGCACAAGTTTTTCGCCCTGCTGGTGCGCTTTCCCAAACTGGAGCCTTTGGTCATGAAGCTGGTGGAACTGCCTGAGAACGGGCTTTTTCGCGCCGTCTACCAGGCGGTCTACGGCCTGCATATGAAAGCCATGGTCAAGGCAAGCTGGCCGCGCGTATTGAGCATGTATCTCAAATTGAGAAAGCAGTATTGA
- a CDS encoding type II TA system antitoxin MqsA family protein — MKCPQCKSEMAAITGRHRYKGSGLDHVFLTDVEVFECSCGERLMALPRVKDLNALLGRKLIMQPSLLGGEEIRFLRKNMRLKAKDFADKIGVQQSTVSRWEKGKQQPDIHVDFVIRALCAAHYGLGAKELIDVIWPEALKNAGKEKPKIELSKADWMEPVLEAPQKPASISENDIEIIAARVSQLVADRMKNDFHETRDDL, encoded by the coding sequence ATGAAGTGCCCGCAATGTAAGTCGGAAATGGCGGCGATTACAGGCAGACATCGCTATAAGGGTTCCGGGCTGGATCATGTGTTTCTTACCGATGTCGAAGTCTTTGAGTGCTCCTGCGGCGAAAGGTTGATGGCCCTTCCCCGGGTGAAAGACCTGAACGCCTTGCTCGGCCGCAAGTTAATCATGCAGCCAAGTTTGCTTGGCGGAGAAGAGATTCGCTTTCTCAGAAAAAATATGCGGCTCAAAGCCAAGGATTTTGCCGATAAGATCGGCGTCCAGCAATCTACTGTTTCCCGCTGGGAGAAAGGCAAGCAACAGCCGGACATCCATGTCGACTTTGTCATCCGCGCCTTATGCGCCGCTCATTACGGGCTTGGCGCCAAAGAACTGATCGATGTCATATGGCCCGAGGCATTGAAAAACGCTGGAAAGGAAAAGCCGAAAATTGAACTTTCCAAAGCGGACTGGATGGAGCCAGTCCTTGAGGCGCCTCAAAAGCCAGCTTCAATTTCCGAAAATGATATTGAAATAATCGCCGCCAGAGTTTCCCAGTTAGTGGCCGACCGGATGAAAAACGACTTTCATGAGACGAGGGATGATTTATAG
- a CDS encoding DUF4258 domain-containing protein produces MTREELTRLIRDASRFGTIFYSDHCFERMDDRNVEIEDVENVIDCGEVLRFEWDPEFENWKAEMTGVDIEGDPLSIQIAINVDGRQATIITCHDERFKK; encoded by the coding sequence ATGACCAGGGAAGAGCTTACGAGACTCATTCGAGATGCGTCCAGGTTTGGAACGATTTTTTATAGCGACCATTGCTTTGAGCGGATGGACGACCGCAATGTGGAAATTGAGGACGTTGAGAACGTCATTGATTGCGGCGAGGTTCTTCGCTTCGAATGGGATCCGGAATTTGAAAACTGGAAAGCGGAAATGACCGGAGTGGACATTGAAGGAGACCCATTGAGCATCCAAATAGCAATTAACGTTGATGGGCGGCAGGCAACGATCATCACGTGTCATGACGAGAGGTTTAAAAAATGA
- a CDS encoding tetratricopeptide repeat protein: MTNRIATAKAFCLFLLAVFAWLCAASFVCAQDSNALIQAARNGDANAQFELASRYAKGEGLPLDMEQSIFWLEKSAAQDHVLAQMGLALAYSSGTGVPKSMEKALVWWERAADQGQYSAMYNAALMHRQGIGTPKNPKKAVKWLEKAAGLGLGAAQNMLGDMYYQGEGVRQSTKKAVKWYEKAAEQKVGPAFASLGAVYLQGDNPDYKQALEWYRKGADMGDAECQKNLGLAYTGRWGVHENLTQAVIWLGKAAKQGHTSAQVLLAKIYFENDMIDLAEEWAKEAAKAGDPKGLYLWARVLIIREDHDRAEQVMRQSAALGYAPAKAWLERIEQ, from the coding sequence TTGACAAACAGGATTGCAACGGCCAAAGCGTTTTGTTTGTTTTTGTTGGCCGTATTTGCCTGGCTGTGCGCCGCCTCCTTTGTCTGCGCCCAGGATTCCAACGCCCTGATTCAAGCCGCCAGGAACGGCGACGCCAACGCCCAGTTTGAGCTGGCCTCCCGGTACGCCAAGGGAGAGGGGCTTCCCCTGGACATGGAGCAGTCCATATTCTGGCTGGAAAAATCCGCAGCCCAAGACCATGTCTTGGCCCAGATGGGCCTTGCGTTGGCCTATTCCAGCGGCACGGGCGTTCCTAAAAGCATGGAAAAGGCCCTGGTATGGTGGGAGCGCGCCGCGGACCAGGGGCAATACTCCGCCATGTACAACGCAGCCCTCATGCACCGCCAGGGAATCGGAACTCCCAAGAATCCGAAAAAGGCCGTCAAATGGCTGGAAAAGGCCGCCGGCCTGGGATTGGGCGCCGCTCAAAATATGCTGGGGGACATGTATTATCAAGGCGAAGGCGTCCGCCAAAGCACGAAAAAAGCCGTCAAGTGGTATGAGAAAGCGGCGGAGCAAAAGGTGGGGCCCGCCTTCGCCTCCCTGGGCGCGGTATATCTGCAAGGCGATAACCCGGACTATAAGCAAGCCCTGGAGTGGTATCGCAAAGGCGCGGACATGGGCGACGCCGAATGCCAGAAAAACCTGGGCCTGGCCTATACCGGCCGTTGGGGAGTGCATGAAAACTTGACCCAGGCCGTGATTTGGCTCGGCAAGGCCGCCAAGCAGGGCCATACCTCAGCCCAGGTGCTGCTCGCCAAAATCTATTTTGAAAACGATATGATCGACCTGGCCGAAGAATGGGCCAAAGAGGCCGCCAAAGCCGGAGATCCCAAAGGCCTGTACCTTTGGGCCAGAGTCCTCATCATCCGGGAGGATCACGACCGCGCCGAGCAGGTCATGCGGCAATCCGCCGCCCTGGGCTACGCCCCGGCCAAGGCGTGGTTGGAAAGGATTGAGCAATGA